A single genomic interval of Arthrobacter sp. NicSoilB8 harbors:
- a CDS encoding AAA family ATPase: MTDDYAQPPEDYWAGRADADAPPAGNLKPRKLSEIKAPPPTQWLAKGWIPYSEITVLVGEEGLGKSLAWVRWAAAVTAGRADQSISLPARKPRDVVVIVTEDNPGEVKARLALAGADLDHVYLFSSEADGTGNPVFGNAMNGDMATLDAYLSQQEIDAALIVVDAWVDTVAGSLTLKDSQQARQAMHPWKMLAQRHRLAVILMTHTNRMSTANTRDLMGSTAVLRQKARMVLFAARSPEDKESGGDYVWIGPDKSNVTGISDAVKYRLKIANVRPATDDDPGTTACLDTYTRAHTVIRNLLAEWKEQEDQATRPKSKQEQAQDAIREFMANHPNGCPTEDLKQHLEELEFGKTASENARKALGVSSPAGYGQPYVYRLNSQSSYSDPISQEPKNSRNTRNTEPSRAVRVPSLPTLPSFLSNGDELGTISPCHACGDPLDDGEHGHHQECAA, encoded by the coding sequence ATGACAGACGACTACGCGCAGCCGCCAGAAGACTACTGGGCAGGCAGGGCGGACGCAGACGCGCCGCCCGCGGGAAACCTCAAGCCGCGCAAACTGTCCGAGATCAAGGCCCCTCCGCCTACCCAATGGCTGGCAAAAGGATGGATCCCGTACTCAGAAATTACCGTCCTAGTAGGGGAAGAGGGGCTAGGCAAGTCCCTGGCATGGGTACGGTGGGCCGCCGCAGTCACCGCAGGCCGCGCCGATCAGTCGATCAGCCTCCCGGCCCGGAAGCCGCGGGACGTCGTTGTAATCGTCACGGAAGACAACCCCGGCGAAGTGAAGGCCCGGCTAGCCCTCGCGGGCGCTGACCTGGATCACGTCTACCTGTTTTCAAGCGAAGCTGACGGCACAGGGAACCCGGTATTCGGTAACGCCATGAACGGCGATATGGCAACCCTGGACGCCTACCTAAGCCAACAGGAAATAGACGCCGCACTCATTGTCGTGGACGCATGGGTGGACACCGTAGCGGGCTCTCTGACGCTCAAGGACTCCCAGCAGGCCCGCCAGGCTATGCACCCATGGAAGATGCTCGCACAGCGTCACCGGCTCGCCGTGATCCTCATGACGCACACTAACCGCATGTCAACAGCCAATACCCGCGACCTCATGGGATCCACGGCAGTACTCAGGCAAAAGGCCCGCATGGTCTTGTTTGCTGCACGCTCACCGGAGGACAAGGAATCCGGCGGCGATTACGTGTGGATAGGCCCGGACAAATCCAACGTAACGGGCATCTCTGACGCGGTGAAGTATCGGCTGAAAATAGCGAATGTGCGGCCCGCAACTGACGACGACCCCGGCACCACGGCCTGCCTGGATACCTACACCAGGGCTCACACGGTTATTCGGAACCTGCTTGCTGAATGGAAAGAGCAGGAAGACCAAGCTACGCGCCCGAAGTCGAAGCAGGAACAGGCCCAGGACGCCATACGCGAATTCATGGCCAACCATCCGAACGGGTGCCCGACCGAAGACCTCAAGCAGCACCTAGAGGAACTCGAGTTCGGAAAGACCGCATCCGAAAACGCCCGGAAGGCGCTGGGAGTATCGAGCCCCGCAGGCTACGGCCAACCGTATGTCTACAGGCTCAACTCTCAGTCTTCCTACTCTGACCCTATTAGTCAGGAACCTAAGAACTCTAGGAACACTAGGAACACTGAGCCTAGTCGAGCCGTCAGAGTTCCTAGTCTCCCTACTCTTCCTAGCTTCCTAAGTAATGGAGACGAACTAGGAACCATCTCCCCATGCCATGCGTGCGGCGATCCGCTAGACGACGGCGAACACGGCCACCACCAGGAGTGTGCCGCGTGA
- a CDS encoding recombinase family protein: MKAAVYLRQSLDRDGQGLAVERQRQDCTALCDARGWEAVEYVDNSFSASTGKARPAYTRMLEDIGAGRIQGVVAWDLDRLHRRPIELEHFIDLADKHRLALATVTGDVDLSTDNGRLYARIKGSVARAEVERKSARQRRAGLQRAEAGKPWGPHRPFGFEGDKTTHRTEEADVIRGMYADLLAGISQHEIARNLNTRGIQTTRGGEWVQSTVRELLRNPRNAGLRRYNGEIIGKGDWEPIVSEETWRVAAQRMTGGGNGGGPRKHLLAGVAKCGVCGANMVTAYLPGKVRTYACTTGKHVARKAEAVEELVTETILAVLESSPLPSLSADKKAPKYSELSEQADTLRRRLDSLAVEFADGDLTASQLRAATDRMQARIADIEQAMTRRSASAALAPLAGSHDMRKTWEGLSIARRRSIIDALAVVTVHPVKNRRNPEPGSVEIAPRQD; encoded by the coding sequence ATGAAAGCCGCCGTATACCTGCGCCAGTCCCTAGACCGTGACGGGCAGGGCCTAGCCGTTGAGCGCCAGCGACAGGACTGCACCGCGCTCTGTGACGCTCGCGGATGGGAAGCCGTGGAATATGTGGACAACAGTTTCAGCGCCAGCACGGGCAAGGCTCGCCCCGCCTACACGCGAATGCTGGAGGATATCGGAGCAGGCCGCATACAAGGCGTAGTCGCATGGGACCTGGACCGGTTACACCGCCGCCCCATCGAGCTTGAGCACTTCATAGACCTAGCCGATAAGCACCGGCTGGCGCTTGCCACGGTTACCGGAGACGTAGACCTATCCACGGATAACGGGCGACTCTACGCCCGCATCAAAGGCAGCGTTGCCCGCGCCGAAGTGGAGCGCAAGAGCGCCCGCCAGCGCCGCGCCGGGCTCCAACGTGCCGAAGCCGGTAAGCCGTGGGGCCCGCATCGCCCGTTCGGTTTCGAGGGTGACAAGACCACTCACCGCACCGAAGAGGCTGACGTCATCCGGGGCATGTATGCGGATCTGCTGGCAGGCATCTCACAGCACGAGATAGCCCGGAATCTGAACACCCGCGGGATCCAAACCACCCGCGGCGGGGAGTGGGTACAGTCCACCGTGCGGGAGCTGCTGCGGAACCCGCGAAACGCCGGGCTACGCCGCTACAACGGCGAAATCATCGGTAAGGGCGACTGGGAACCCATCGTCAGTGAAGAGACGTGGCGCGTAGCGGCCCAGCGTATGACAGGCGGCGGGAATGGCGGGGGACCGCGCAAGCACCTGCTAGCCGGCGTCGCTAAGTGCGGTGTCTGCGGTGCAAACATGGTCACGGCGTATCTGCCCGGCAAGGTTCGGACCTACGCATGCACTACGGGTAAGCATGTCGCCAGGAAAGCCGAAGCCGTAGAGGAGCTGGTAACTGAAACCATCCTCGCCGTGTTGGAATCCTCGCCGCTCCCTAGCCTGTCGGCTGACAAGAAAGCGCCAAAGTACAGCGAACTCTCAGAGCAGGCCGACACGTTGCGCCGCCGGCTGGATTCCCTCGCGGTTGAATTTGCGGACGGCGACCTCACAGCATCCCAGCTGCGCGCCGCCACGGACCGGATGCAAGCCCGCATAGCCGACATTGAGCAGGCCATGACTAGGCGATCTGCCAGCGCCGCCCTTGCGCCCCTGGCAGGTTCACACGACATGCGGAAAACGTGGGAGGGGCTGAGCATTGCACGCCGCCGCTCCATCATTGACGCTCTCGCCGTTGTGACAGTTCACCCGGTGAAGAATCGCCGGAATCCTGAACCCGGATCCGTTGAGATAGCACCGCGCCAGGACTAG
- a CDS encoding helix-turn-helix domain-containing protein — MNTDAPELASLTEAAARYKCNPRTIRRMIERGELTAYRVGPKLLRIDIREADRVFTATADDER, encoded by the coding sequence ATGAACACGGACGCCCCAGAGCTCGCCTCACTCACCGAAGCCGCAGCCCGGTACAAGTGCAACCCCCGCACCATCCGGCGAATGATCGAACGGGGAGAGCTGACCGCCTACCGCGTCGGCCCGAAGCTCCTACGCATCGACATTCGGGAAGCTGACCGCGTATTCACCGCAACGGCTGACGATGAACGCTGA